A single region of the Gemella sp. zg-570 genome encodes:
- a CDS encoding VanZ family protein — protein MKLIKFLHSKEISLFLSLLICAIIFYFSNQSGSQSEKISNTLFIRKLGHLSEFFALGYFFSSFLATTKYFFTNKKKYIVYSLLFVVLYAISDEVHQLFIPNRSGNITDVFIDSIGGMLGIFTFTILKNFFKI, from the coding sequence ATGAAGTTAATAAAATTTTTACATAGTAAAGAAATTTCTCTATTTTTAAGTTTGTTAATATGTGCTATTATTTTTTATTTTTCAAATCAAAGTGGTAGCCAGTCCGAAAAAATTTCTAATACACTTTTTATAAGAAAACTAGGACATCTTAGCGAATTTTTTGCTTTAGGTTATTTTTTCAGTTCTTTTTTAGCGACTACAAAATATTTTTTTACAAATAAAAAAAAATACATAGTTTACAGTCTATTGTTTGTAGTCTTATATGCTATTAGTGATGAAGTTCATCAATTATTTATTCCAAATAGAAGTGGTAATATTACTGATGTTTTTATTGATAGCATAGGAGGAATGCTTGGTATTTTTACTTTTACTATTTTAAAAAATTTTTTTAAGATTTAA
- a CDS encoding zinc ABC transporter substrate-binding protein AdcA, with the protein MKKLLLTIISIFTILLTACGNAKENNKTNIVTTFYPIYEFTKQIVGDEANVELLIPAGTEVHDFEPSTQDMVKIKEASAFIYEDDNMETWVEKVIKSLNKDENQIIKATKDLVLLPVEEEEHEHHHSEEGHHHEFDPHLWLSPYRAIKLVENIKAGLIKNYPDKKSVFEKNANTYLEKLKALDKEYTEKLSQAKQKYFVTQHTAFSYLALDYGLKQVGITGISADKEPSIARLEELTKYIKENEIKYIYFEENAKKSIAETLAKETNVQLSVLNPLESLTKEQVDAGKDYISIMKENLANLEKTTSQSGKEILPENSEAETEKTVHNGYFNNSDVKDRDLSDYYGEWQSVYPYLVNGDLDQVFDYKAKKSQTMTAEEYKKYYNTGYKTDVEKIVIKDNTMEFFVNGQAKKFTYKYVGKKILTYKKGNRGVRFLFEATDENAGNYKYVQFSDHNIAPIKTNHFHIFFGGQSQEKLLEEMDNWPTYYPAKLSAFEIAQEMIVD; encoded by the coding sequence ATGAAAAAATTATTATTAACTATTATATCAATATTTACTATCTTACTGACTGCCTGTGGCAATGCAAAAGAAAATAACAAAACAAATATTGTTACTACCTTCTATCCTATTTATGAATTTACAAAACAAATAGTTGGAGATGAAGCAAATGTTGAATTACTTATACCAGCAGGAACAGAAGTTCACGATTTTGAACCATCAACACAGGATATGGTAAAAATTAAAGAAGCATCCGCTTTTATTTATGAAGATGATAATATGGAAACTTGGGTCGAAAAAGTAATAAAATCTCTTAATAAAGATGAAAATCAAATAATTAAAGCAACTAAAGATCTAGTATTATTACCTGTAGAGGAAGAAGAACACGAACATCATCACTCAGAAGAAGGACATCATCACGAATTTGACCCTCACTTGTGGCTATCTCCTTATCGTGCTATAAAATTAGTAGAAAATATCAAAGCAGGCTTAATAAAAAATTATCCCGACAAAAAATCAGTATTTGAAAAAAATGCAAATACTTATTTAGAAAAATTAAAAGCCCTAGACAAAGAATATACAGAAAAACTATCTCAAGCAAAACAAAAATATTTTGTAACGCAACATACTGCTTTTTCATATCTGGCACTTGATTACGGATTAAAGCAAGTAGGTATTACAGGAATATCAGCAGACAAAGAACCATCAATAGCAAGATTAGAAGAATTAACTAAATACATAAAAGAAAATGAAATTAAATATATCTACTTTGAAGAAAACGCCAAAAAATCTATTGCTGAAACCCTAGCAAAAGAAACTAATGTTCAACTATCTGTTCTTAATCCACTAGAAAGTTTAACAAAAGAGCAGGTTGATGCTGGTAAAGACTACATATCTATTATGAAAGAAAATTTGGCAAATCTTGAAAAAACTACTAGCCAAAGCGGAAAAGAAATTTTACCAGAAAATAGTGAAGCAGAAACTGAAAAAACTGTTCATAATGGTTACTTTAATAACAGTGACGTTAAAGACAGAGACTTATCTGACTATTACGGAGAATGGCAATCTGTTTATCCATATCTAGTAAATGGTGATCTAGACCAAGTATTTGACTATAAGGCTAAAAAATCTCAAACAATGACTGCTGAAGAATATAAAAAATATTACAATACAGGATATAAAACAGACGTAGAAAAAATAGTAATTAAAGATAATACTATGGAATTTTTTGTAAATGGACAAGCTAAAAAATTCACTTACAAATATGTAGGGAAAAAAATTCTAACTTACAAAAAAGGAAATAGAGGGGTTAGATTCTTATTTGAAGCGACTGATGAAAATGCAGGAAATTATAAATATGTACAATTTAGCGACCATAACATAGCTCCTATTAAAACTAACCACTTCCATATTTTCTTCGGTGGTCAAAGCCAAGAAAAATTACTAGAAGAAATGGATAATTGGCCTACTTATTATCCAGCAAAACTTAGTGCATTTGAAATAGCACAAGAAATGATAGTAGACTAA
- a CDS encoding 5-formyltetrahydrofolate cyclo-ligase yields MVDKILLRKQFIEKRNNLSEEYRKRADKEIFKRLENFKRFKLAKKIFIYVGFGSEINTVLLIEKYIKEKRIFVPKIVKGKMELVEIFSVSYLSKGYFGVLEPRSEKYYYGSIDLVITPSVVFNKNGYRLGYGKGYYDKYFSSRDFKFSLGLAYENMLAENIPLEEHDKKVDMVITENRLINTHENFVVTTNIKTDDKIISRAKEIANYFEVDYAERKKLTLRQFLSKYNNAMLVYKDKILYVNQKEEKLFFHIDTAMLRIKNKSEPLLDIIGEKNQEILDITMGLARDSIVLSYFGHRVTSLEASKIIHFIVSCGLNNFSSGNLEIDKALRKIKTLNIDSLEFLKKCEDNSYDIVYADPMFSNNIKDSDNIAVFDKLACFDGIRAEVLAEMKRVARKKVIIKAHNLDAVFESFGLKKIIRSGSKFSFGYIDV; encoded by the coding sequence ATGGTTGATAAAATTTTATTGCGAAAGCAGTTTATAGAAAAAAGAAATAATCTGTCTGAAGAATATCGCAAGAGAGCTGACAAAGAAATTTTTAAGAGATTAGAAAATTTTAAAAGATTTAAACTGGCAAAAAAAATATTTATTTATGTCGGTTTTGGTTCGGAAATAAATACAGTATTACTAATAGAAAAATATATAAAAGAAAAAAGAATTTTTGTTCCTAAAATAGTAAAAGGAAAAATGGAATTAGTAGAAATATTTTCTGTTTCTTATTTGAGCAAAGGGTATTTTGGAGTTTTAGAACCTAGGTCTGAAAAATATTATTACGGGTCAATAGATTTGGTAATAACTCCGTCAGTAGTTTTTAATAAAAACGGATATAGGTTAGGTTATGGCAAGGGCTATTATGATAAATATTTTTCGAGTAGAGATTTCAAATTCAGCCTGGGTTTAGCTTACGAAAATATGCTGGCAGAAAATATCCCCTTGGAAGAACATGACAAAAAAGTAGATATGGTAATTACAGAAAATAGACTTATAAATACCCATGAAAATTTTGTCGTAACTACTAATATAAAAACTGATGATAAAATAATTTCAAGGGCGAAAGAAATTGCTAATTATTTTGAAGTTGATTATGCAGAAAGAAAAAAATTGACACTTAGGCAATTTTTATCTAAATATAATAATGCTATGCTTGTCTATAAGGATAAAATTCTCTATGTTAATCAGAAGGAAGAAAAATTATTTTTCCATATAGATACAGCCATGTTAAGAATTAAAAATAAGTCAGAACCCCTGTTAGACATAATAGGAGAAAAAAATCAAGAAATTTTAGATATTACTATGGGTCTAGCTAGGGATAGTATCGTTCTTAGCTATTTCGGTCATAGGGTTACGTCCTTAGAAGCTAGTAAAATAATTCATTTTATAGTTTCTTGTGGTTTGAATAATTTTTCTTCAGGAAATTTAGAAATAGATAAGGCACTTAGAAAAATAAAAACTCTCAATATTGATAGCTTAGAATTTTTAAAAAAATGTGAGGATAATTCCTATGATATAGTCTATGCCGACCCAATGTTTTCTAATAATATCAAGGATTCTGATAATATAGCAGTTTTTGATAAGCTGGCTTGTTTTGACGGGATAAGAGCTGAAGTGTTAGCAGAAATGAAAAGAGTTGCGAGGAAGAAAGTTATTATAAAAGCCCACAATTTAGATGCTGTTTTTGAAAGTTTTGGTTTAAAAAAAATCATTCGTTCAGGTTCTAAATTTAGTTTTGGCTATATTGATGTTTAA
- a CDS encoding glycosyltransferase family 39 protein, translating into MRRILHNIFSYTFICLFSLALIWISVAPFVYERILNPLALLLGIPLTFMGIIYVARKILFSDDEKLKKYNKFIVIAYLIFQAIILSMDTLNFSDGAELENEAHYMLNYGRFSGERYFLVYPNNINPTIILYWLYRIAGILHISEVLALHLFCFLSTSIAMYFTYKTAGKLLDKPKQTLILLLMLVYIPFQMYSLFYYSDTFMVVLVSLIIYVLIPSDGSFIFKNKHIIAVALIVGFGWNLRSNIIIIIPALIIYLLFFKWYKKLLLLLLTFGLSFFVFGKIFDAIWSHYGFFIDEGYKFPMMHWVTMGMSIQGGSYNWQDFQYTYLSQNKMTDDLTLFLNRVFHRPIFLNLLVFILKIRGNWSDGTINYTNGTRALREGDSFLWQLFYGSNNSFFIYLSQFIYDVIIFMMVYYIYKRRKEYITSGFLFQIIIFGVFVFHLIWEAKPRYVYAWMPIIFILAIKGITIFVEENSTTIFSKYRKKLLLAFAFVFSIQLVSDSFLRPSYSMNLDYDSRVINGISIYATDNYLRDGIVRVNKDTTVEQTFKATMDFSYVRGYISAYDENNNSKYRVEIIDKATNKTVREKIFIYRELYWELPLQTYTLRWYFDKLPVGEYSIKFSQVENVNNGSIVISSVPNEMLDMYTSGSMYINGLEQGKKDLALQIGRRYEKLWWY; encoded by the coding sequence GTGAGAAGAATATTACACAATATTTTTTCCTATACTTTTATTTGTCTGTTTTCACTTGCTCTTATTTGGATAAGTGTAGCACCCTTTGTTTATGAAAGAATATTAAATCCTCTAGCCTTGTTATTGGGAATACCACTAACTTTTATGGGAATTATTTATGTAGCAAGAAAGATATTGTTTAGTGATGATGAAAAGTTAAAAAAATATAATAAATTTATTGTAATAGCATATTTGATATTTCAAGCCATAATTTTATCTATGGATACTTTAAATTTTTCTGACGGTGCTGAGTTAGAAAATGAAGCTCATTATATGCTAAATTATGGGCGATTTTCGGGAGAACGCTATTTTTTAGTTTATCCTAATAATATTAATCCAACAATAATTTTATATTGGTTGTATCGTATTGCTGGTATTTTGCATATTTCAGAAGTTCTTGCCCTGCACTTATTTTGCTTTTTATCAACATCAATAGCCATGTATTTTACTTATAAAACAGCAGGAAAGTTACTGGATAAACCAAAGCAAACACTTATTTTATTGTTAATGCTGGTCTATATACCATTTCAAATGTATAGTTTATTTTATTATTCTGATACATTTATGGTGGTATTAGTTTCTCTTATAATATATGTGCTAATTCCTTCAGATGGTAGCTTTATTTTTAAGAATAAACACATTATAGCAGTAGCCTTAATAGTAGGGTTTGGCTGGAATTTACGCTCTAATATTATTATAATTATTCCAGCCTTGATAATATACTTATTATTTTTCAAATGGTATAAAAAATTATTATTACTATTACTTACTTTTGGGTTATCATTTTTTGTGTTCGGTAAAATTTTTGATGCTATTTGGAGCCATTACGGCTTTTTTATAGATGAGGGTTATAAATTTCCTATGATGCACTGGGTAACTATGGGAATGAGTATTCAGGGAGGTAGTTATAATTGGCAAGATTTTCAATATACCTATCTAAGTCAAAATAAGATGACAGATGACCTAACTTTATTTTTAAATAGGGTATTTCACAGACCAATTTTCTTAAATTTATTAGTTTTTATTCTGAAAATTAGGGGGAATTGGAGTGATGGAACTATTAATTATACTAATGGAACTAGGGCATTAAGAGAGGGAGATAGTTTTCTTTGGCAATTATTTTACGGTAGTAATAATAGTTTCTTTATCTATCTTTCTCAATTTATCTATGATGTAATTATCTTTATGATGGTTTATTACATCTATAAGCGAAGAAAAGAGTATATTACATCTGGCTTTTTATTCCAAATAATTATATTCGGTGTTTTTGTATTTCATTTGATTTGGGAAGCAAAACCCCGTTATGTTTATGCTTGGATGCCTATAATCTTTATACTAGCAATAAAGGGAATTACTATATTTGTAGAGGAAAATTCTACAACCATATTCAGCAAGTACAGGAAAAAATTACTCCTAGCATTTGCTTTTGTATTTTCTATTCAATTAGTTAGTGATAGTTTTTTAAGACCTAGTTATTCTATGAATCTAGATTATGATTCGAGAGTAATAAATGGTATTAGTATCTATGCGACAGATAATTATTTACGAGATGGTATAGTTAGGGTCAATAAGGATACGACTGTTGAACAGACCTTTAAGGCAACTATGGATTTTAGCTACGTTAGGGGCTATATTTCGGCTTATGATGAAAATAATAATTCTAAGTATAGGGTAGAAATTATAGACAAGGCTACAAATAAAACTGTTCGAGAAAAAATATTTATTTATCGAGAACTTTATTGGGAATTACCTTTACAGACTTATACTTTACGTTGGTATTTTGATAAATTGCCAGTGGGTGAGTATAGTATAAAATTTTCACAAGTAGAAAATGTAAATAATGGCAGTATTGTAATTTCTAGTGTGCCAAATGAAATGTTAGATATGTATACAAGTGGTAGTATGTATATTAATGGGCTAGAGCAGGGCAAAAAAGATTTGGCATTGCAAATTGGGCGTAGATATGAAAAATTATGGTGGTATTAA
- a CDS encoding 1,4-dihydroxy-2-naphthoate polyprenyltransferase → MEKLREYFLATRPYSFPATFAPIFIGSSFSLFYIEKFNFINFTLFLLICLLIQAGTNLFNEYYDYKSGLDKIDSQGIAGSIVKNKLSAKEVFMEAVLLYCIAFILGVILSFYTSMYLLLVGSICMLVGYIYTGGKYPIAYSPFGEIVSGFFMGTMIIVISYYLQTSFINLDVLIISIPMFILIGNMLMANSIRDLDNDKVSGRKTFAIIVGKNRAIKVMAFSYLLVYILSLLFVLIKYASFYNLLIFLTIPLAINIIAGLKNNITKEKMAPYMILSAQLTIAYGLLTSLAYILNYII, encoded by the coding sequence ATGGAAAAATTAAGAGAATATTTTTTAGCTACGAGACCCTACAGTTTCCCAGCAACTTTCGCACCTATTTTTATAGGAAGTAGTTTTTCATTATTTTATATAGAAAAGTTTAATTTTATTAATTTTACACTTTTTTTGTTGATTTGCTTATTAATACAAGCTGGAACTAATTTATTTAATGAGTACTATGATTACAAAAGTGGGCTTGATAAAATTGATTCCCAAGGTATAGCTGGTTCAATTGTAAAAAACAAATTAAGTGCTAAAGAAGTATTTATGGAGGCTGTTTTATTATATTGTATAGCATTTATTTTAGGTGTTATTTTATCATTTTATACAAGTATGTATCTATTATTAGTTGGTTCTATATGTATGTTAGTTGGATATATATACACTGGAGGTAAATATCCAATAGCTTATTCTCCTTTTGGAGAGATAGTTTCTGGGTTTTTTATGGGAACAATGATTATTGTTATTTCCTATTATTTACAAACTAGTTTCATTAATTTAGATGTGCTGATAATATCTATACCTATGTTTATTTTAATAGGCAACATGTTGATGGCTAATAGTATTAGGGATTTAGATAATGATAAAGTATCAGGCAGAAAAACTTTTGCTATTATTGTTGGTAAAAACAGAGCTATAAAAGTAATGGCTTTTTCCTACTTATTAGTGTACATACTAAGTCTATTATTCGTTTTGATAAAATATGCTTCTTTTTATAATTTGCTTATATTTTTAACGATACCCTTAGCAATAAATATAATAGCTGGTTTGAAAAATAATATAACAAAAGAAAAGATGGCTCCCTATATGATATTAAGTGCACAACTAACTATTGCTTATGGCTTACTAACAAGTCTGGCCTATATTTTAAATTATATAATTTAA
- a CDS encoding response regulator transcription factor, protein MKAIIIEDDKLLAARIASFISEKFESEICYDGEEGLEKVKKNKYNLIIIDSILPKVNAIKLLKKLKEWNLNIPTAVLTFSASVEDKLEIIDYALAEYFFKSGSKEEFLIIIDNLMQRFKNQKDTNTISYGNIRVDILNETAYYNDEILENIKGKYLDLLYFFILNNNIILKKEEIFDRVWGVNSETTMNAIEVYISGLRKELKKVGCENYIKTIRGIGYSLA, encoded by the coding sequence TTGAAGGCTATAATAATAGAAGATGATAAGTTACTCGCCGCAAGAATAGCTAGCTTTATTTCTGAAAAATTTGAATCAGAAATTTGTTATGACGGAGAAGAAGGATTAGAAAAAGTAAAAAAAAATAAATATAATTTAATAATTATAGATAGTATCTTACCTAAGGTTAATGCAATAAAACTTTTAAAAAAATTAAAAGAGTGGAATTTGAATATACCAACAGCAGTATTAACATTTTCTGCTAGTGTTGAAGATAAATTAGAAATTATAGATTACGCTTTAGCGGAATATTTTTTCAAGAGTGGAAGCAAAGAAGAATTTTTAATAATAATAGATAATCTTATGCAAAGATTTAAAAATCAAAAAGATACTAATACCATAAGTTACGGTAATATAAGAGTTGATATACTTAATGAAACAGCTTACTACAATGATGAAATATTAGAAAATATAAAAGGAAAATACTTAGACTTGCTATATTTTTTCATTTTAAATAATAATATTATTCTAAAAAAAGAAGAAATTTTTGATAGGGTTTGGGGAGTAAATTCAGAAACTACCATGAATGCCATAGAAGTTTATATTTCTGGCTTGCGTAAGGAATTAAAAAAAGTAGGCTGTGAAAACTATATAAAAACAATTCGTGGAATAGGTTATTCTTTAGCATAG
- a CDS encoding UPF0223 family protein: protein MEFVYPIDYELYSAEELATIIKFLDIVEECYTSGVELERYKKTYKEFKNIVRAK, encoded by the coding sequence ATGGAATTTGTTTATCCAATAGATTATGAATTATATTCAGCAGAAGAGTTGGCTACAATTATTAAATTTTTAGATATTGTAGAAGAATGCTACACTTCAGGTGTGGAGCTTGAACGCTATAAAAAAACTTATAAAGAATTTAAAAATATTGTTAGGGCAAAGTAA